In Vitis riparia cultivar Riparia Gloire de Montpellier isolate 1030 chromosome 19, EGFV_Vit.rip_1.0, whole genome shotgun sequence, the following proteins share a genomic window:
- the LOC117909344 gene encoding mavicyanin yields the protein MGKGVVLGCVLVVLGFALTCSAATFYTVGDSSGWDISTDLDTWAKDKQFIVGDVLLFQYSSSNSVNEVTKDSFKGCNMSDTLQTSSNGNTSIPLNRPGERYFVCGNKLHCLGGMKLQVNVQKDPAASPAGAPEASEGSLPRPSSKNNNPAAAIPNSTGFINGGMVSILSAFLGSMATLLWIL from the exons ATGGGGAAGGGGGTGGTTCTGGGTTGTGTTCTTGTGGTTCTTGGTTTTGCACTAACGTGCAGTGCTGCTACCTTCTATACTGTGGGGGATAGCTCTGGCTGGGACATCAGCACTGACCTTGATACATGGGCTAAGGACAAGCAATTCATAGTTGGTGATGTTCTAT TGTTCCAATATTCATCATCCAACAGTGTGAATGAGGTCACAAAGGATAGTTTCAAGGGCTGCAACATGAGTGACACCCTACAAACAAGTAGCAATGGGAACACATCAATTCCTCTGAACAGGCCAGGTGAGAGGTATTTTGTCTGTGGGAACAAGTTACACTGCCTTGGAGGGATGAAGCTTCAAGTAAATGTACAAAAGGACCCTGCAGCTTCACCTGCAGGTGCTCCCGAAGCATCTGAGGGTTCTCTTCCAAGACCTTCCTCTAAGAACAACAACCCTGCTGCAGCTATTCCAAATTCCACAGGGTTTATCAATGGTGGAATGGTTTCTATTCTATCAGCTTTTCTGGGTTCCATGGCTACTTTGTTATGGATCTTATAA